A genomic stretch from Aedes albopictus strain Foshan chromosome 2, AalbF5, whole genome shotgun sequence includes:
- the LOC134286871 gene encoding uncharacterized protein LOC134286871 has protein sequence MTETKIAFDRLSDFNWLTWRFRMELMMMREDLWSTVKDPKPEPADITSACTRKDEKARALIGLALEDSQLSHIMDAVSAKEMWGKLKGYHILRRLCSMRLQEEENMSDHLMKALELVHRLPRMGEPLKEHLVVAIMLSSLPDSYSPLVTSFEGRPEEDLKLDYVKGKLLDEWRRKTEGQKQE, from the coding sequence ATGACCGAGACGAAGATTGCATTCGACCGGTTGAGTGATTTCAACTGGCTGACTTGGAGATTCCGGATGGAGTTGATGATGATGAGGGAAGATCTCTGGTCAACAGTAAAGGATCCAAAACCAGAGCCCGCGGACATCACATCGGCGTGTACAAGAAAGGACGAGAAGGCTCGAGCGCTGATTGGATTGGCGCTGGAAGACAGCCAATTGAGCCACATCATGGATGCTGTAAGTGCGAAGGAGATGTGGGGCAAGCTGAAAGGATACCACATCTTAAGAAGATTATGTTCAATGCGCCTCCAGGAAGAAGAAAACATGTCCGACCATCTTATGAAAGCTTTGGAGCTTGTTCATCGATTGCCTAGGATGGGAGAACCGTTGAAAGAGCACCTGGTAGTAGCGATTATGCTGTCGAGCCTGCCCGACTCGTATAGCCCGCTTGTAACATCCTTTGAAGGACGCCCGGAAGAGGATCTCAAGCTAGATTATGTCAAAGGAAAATTGCTTGATGAGTGGAGGAGAAAAACTGAAGGGCAGAAACAGGAATAA